aattaaaattgatttaattcgatttttataaatactaaaattttaatttttgatttattcaatttaatttaattttaaaccgaaataactgaataaaaatttattaaaaattcaaatcgattaaatcaaaccaaatcaattcaattcgatttaatttttaatcaaaattgattagattcaatttttataaataccaaaattttaatttttaatttatttaatttaatttaattttaaactgaaataatgcaattgatAAACCCCCTGCTGCTGCCTTTGCAAGTGTTGGAAGAATAGTGAATTACATCAACAGACTTAAATCAGTTCAAACATAGCTTGTCTACATCTATGTATAACTGAATCCTGTCTTCAATAATGCAACTATTTCGGACATTAAACAAGTTGGAAAGTTTCTTGTCAGAAACAAACAGACAACAATTCCAAAACACAGTCAATCGCATCAATGAGACTTGAGGCTTCAACTGTGAAAAGTAACAAATCAATAGAAATATTAGCAAGCAACTCATACCAACAACTGCCCTCATTTTCAAAATCACGTTAAGTGAGGAACAACGTTTGGAATTCGAAAATGAAATAGGATACATGATAATGACAACAGCATTAGCATTATGGTTTCTTCTTGTTGGATTTAAACATTACCATTCCTACAAAAATGCATAAAAAGAAGAGAAGTGTAACACCAGCAAATACAGGTATCAATATGGCATATTCTTGTGGCAGGAAATACTGGTGGATGAAGTGATCACTGTCTACGAATGGCTGCAAAGACCCAAAACTAGGCATTAAAAACAAGttcataaaatattagaatCAAAAACCAAATCACTGTGCAGTTACTGACCAGGATAATGACCCAGAATGTATAATAAGTGAAGATAGATAAACTGATAAAGGATAACAAGAATCCAACTGCCCTGTCAGCTAATTCCATGCCAAATTTTGTGGCTGATGGCACctgctaaaaataaataaataaaataataataataataataaaataaataaataaataaagaagcaGCAACAACAGCAGCAAAGTAAGCAAGAACAGTGTCAAGAGAAAGATGGTACAAACCTATATACGTAAGATACATACAAGAGATGAGGAAAAAAGTAGAAGGATAAGAATCTGCATCTTGGTGCTTAGAGATCCAAAAATCAAGAAAtcaataattagaaaaaaaagtgTCAAAAAGAAAGCCAGAAAAACAAAGTACTCATTTGACATTCAAGCTTAATTAAATGGGAGGAACACTGGTAACTTTTGGTTTGAAACTGGTTACactgaaataatttaaattaaaataaaaaagtcggGCTAAACTAATCATGCACCAAAACCAAAATAATTTGGTTAATCAGTTCATAAggaaattacataaataaatatatttttatacattatatttcatataaaaatatatatcaattaTGACTTGGTTTTGATTCTTTACCAAGAGACTGAAACAAGAACCAAAAACTGTGATTAGGCTTGCTTTTTCAGTTTGTCAAGTAGTTCTTACCCAGAATCCTCACCCTCAACCAAACTCCAAAGTTTGTGGACCTATCCATACGATTCTGTAGGAAATGATATTGGAATCAATTTTGAACTCAATGAACTACAAGCAATTTTTCTGTAAGAATTTTTAATCGACAGAATACTTTTTCCACCTAAATATCTCCAATTTtttcattgcagtgaagaacaAAGATCTCACAACTTGCTTaaataatcaataatgagagaaaCAGAAGCCAGAGAGGAGATGCAGATAGCTTGgttttgatgtttatgtttcttTACTGAGAAAACTGaaccaaaaatcaaaaaatGTGATTTGGTTTGCTTTTTTGGTTCGAGTCAAATTGTTCTTACCCAGAATCCTCACCCTCAACAAAACTCCAAACTTTGGTGGACCTATCCGTACAATTTTGTAGGAGATACTTTTGGAATCAAGCTTGAAGTAGATGAACTACAAAGCAATTTTTCTACAAGAATTTTTTACCAACAGAATACTTTATCCAcctaaatatctaaaatttaattgcagCGAAAAAAGAAGATATCATAACTTGCTTaaataatcaataatgagaggaGTAGAAAGGAGATTGGGCAGATGACATAAGATTTCATTAAACAATAGAAAGGAAGAACGCTTGCACTATCAAGCCACAATATTGAAGTGTCGATTGTCATCATCTTCAACAAGCAGCTGATTCCAAGGATTTTAAAAAAGCACAAGCATTAAGTTATGGATGTAAATCAATAATTTGAGATAATATGTACCGGTAACCTAATATGAATTGTGATTATAAATTGATGCCCATCCAACCATTACAAATTCAAGAAGAAAATGAGACAGGGCATTTTACAGTTAGTTTACCAGTAACATTTAACAAAAATTT
This sequence is a window from Manihot esculenta cultivar AM560-2 chromosome 4, M.esculenta_v8, whole genome shotgun sequence. Protein-coding genes within it:
- the LOC110612951 gene encoding dolichol-phosphate mannose synthase subunit 2, encoding MELADRAVGFLLSFISLSIFTYYTFWVIILPFVDSDHFIHQYFLPQEYAILIPVFAGVTLLFFLCIFVGMVMFKSNKKKP